One part of the Microbulbifer sp. THAF38 genome encodes these proteins:
- a CDS encoding DUF5062 family protein: MKKLKNEKELVKKAIALGTAYGTKRGVVEFEATDSAHEKLEYIYRLLVHDKVIQPLQEDKISQKAIMHRLAIWASKQ, from the coding sequence ATGAAGAAACTCAAAAACGAAAAAGAGTTAGTGAAAAAGGCTATAGCACTTGGTACTGCGTATGGCACCAAGCGAGGAGTTGTCGAATTCGAAGCTACCGATTCAGCTCACGAGAAGCTCGAATATATTTATCGTCTTTTAGTGCACGATAAAGTTATTCAACCGCTTCAAGAAGACAAAATATCACAGAAGGCTATCATGCATAGGTTGGCAATTTGGGCCTCAAAGCAATGA
- a CDS encoding homocysteine S-methyltransferase family protein, which yields MPEISLDENLINAHLIYSPIGRSSLAKIYNEYIDLAIQASLPLLIAAPTWRANYERVLASEFPECINQDSIAFIRSLIPETNHNVRVGGLIGCKNDCYRPEQSLSISEAKYFHSWQVNEFSNTDVDYLMAVTLPSLSEALGLAILMSRQSKPFIISFVLDDQSNLLDGTPLHIAISEIDELLESKKPLGYFINCVHPKYIKLDKVPCGRLLGVQANASSLSHQELELASSVQVDDIHEWGSAMISLHSNYGVKVLGGCCGTDKRHLEYLIGKI from the coding sequence ATGCCAGAGATCAGTCTTGATGAAAATCTTATAAATGCTCATCTTATCTATAGCCCGATCGGCAGGTCATCTTTGGCCAAGATCTACAATGAATATATTGACTTAGCTATTCAAGCTAGCCTTCCTTTACTAATTGCAGCTCCAACATGGAGAGCTAATTATGAACGTGTATTAGCATCTGAATTTCCAGAATGTATCAATCAAGATTCTATTGCATTTATTCGTTCGTTGATTCCTGAAACTAATCATAATGTTAGAGTCGGCGGTCTCATTGGCTGTAAAAATGACTGTTATAGACCTGAGCAATCCCTTTCTATTTCTGAAGCTAAATATTTTCATTCTTGGCAGGTTAATGAGTTTTCAAATACAGATGTTGATTATCTCATGGCCGTTACGCTACCAAGCTTATCAGAAGCACTAGGTCTAGCTATTTTAATGTCAAGGCAATCTAAGCCCTTTATTATTAGCTTTGTACTAGATGATCAAAGTAATTTGTTAGATGGTACTCCTCTTCATATAGCAATCTCTGAAATAGATGAGCTGTTAGAATCAAAAAAACCACTTGGCTACTTTATTAACTGCGTACACCCTAAATATATAAAGTTAGATAAGGTGCCTTGTGGTAGATTACTTGGTGTTCAAGCAAATGCTTCATCGCTATCTCACCAAGAACTAGAGCTCGCAAGTAGTGTACAGGTTGATGATATTCATGAATGGGGTAGTGCAATGATAAGTTTACATTCCAATTATGGGGTTAAAGTTTTAGGTGGTTGTTGTGGCACAGATAAGAGGCACCTAGAATATCTGATAGGAAAGATCTAA
- a CDS encoding IS30 family transposase: MGTRTSQLTLKERYQIEVLNGQNYSARAIGLRLNRSNKTISRELGRYSPYCAESAHRQALQRRHGAIKHTKLDFAMQVQIDHQLKNASPEQIAGRMRLERCTKTVSCSTIYRWVSRLNWRSRLPRKAKPYQKRAGSEAGVKLIPERIDIDQRPAIVDENTEIGHWEGDTVYGQDGYLVTLVERVSKLLLTRRVPNKSKKTVSRAIKQMLKPYQAICKTITFDNGGEFAGHQSIAQKLGCRIYFAKPYHSWERGLNENTNGLLRRFFPKGVEIGKIPKSRIDDAVFRINTRPRKVLNYLSPLEFLVGKRVSLMLAI, encoded by the coding sequence ATGGGAACCCGTACCAGCCAGCTGACCTTGAAAGAACGATACCAGATTGAGGTCCTTAATGGGCAGAACTATTCAGCCCGAGCCATTGGACTACGCCTCAATAGATCCAATAAGACCATCTCTCGTGAGCTTGGTCGTTACAGCCCTTACTGTGCCGAGAGTGCCCACCGTCAGGCACTGCAACGACGGCACGGAGCTATTAAACATACCAAGCTCGACTTTGCCATGCAGGTACAAATCGACCACCAGCTAAAAAATGCAAGTCCTGAACAAATCGCTGGGCGAATGCGGCTTGAACGGTGTACGAAAACGGTTAGTTGTTCAACAATTTACCGCTGGGTCAGTCGACTTAACTGGAGGTCACGTCTGCCAAGGAAAGCCAAACCTTATCAGAAACGGGCAGGTTCCGAGGCAGGCGTAAAGCTTATTCCAGAGCGCATAGATATTGATCAAAGACCTGCGATTGTCGATGAAAACACTGAGATAGGTCACTGGGAAGGCGATACAGTTTATGGTCAAGATGGCTATCTGGTGACACTGGTTGAACGAGTTTCCAAATTATTGCTCACTCGCAGAGTCCCAAATAAGAGCAAGAAAACAGTGAGCCGGGCGATCAAGCAGATGTTGAAGCCATATCAGGCCATCTGCAAAACCATCACCTTCGATAATGGTGGAGAATTCGCAGGTCATCAATCGATTGCGCAGAAGCTAGGATGCAGAATATATTTTGCGAAACCTTACCACTCCTGGGAGCGTGGGCTGAACGAAAACACTAATGGTCTCTTGAGGCGCTTCTTCCCGAAAGGAGTGGAAATAGGCAAGATACCAAAAAGCCGTATTGATGATGCAGTGTTTCGAATCAATACTCGCCCCAGGAAGGTGTTAAATTACTTGAGCCCACTGGAATTTTTGGTGGGTAAACGTGTGTCACTTATGTTGGCAATCTAG
- a CDS encoding YcxB family protein — translation MQPFNTQFTLSRDYLAECYDQSLPYGKNVKPSYLLPTLLLSTGAGLLLFTEQPKIASYTLIALGVLELIHIRFRRAWWLARQMLGRSAGSEVKLTIDKDGIQTQNPYTITALSWADIEHIIETDLGLILVAKSGGQQYLSKSLLPAELINEIVTKIRGKH, via the coding sequence ATGCAGCCTTTTAATACTCAATTTACCTTATCTAGAGATTACCTTGCCGAATGCTATGATCAGTCTCTACCCTATGGGAAAAATGTCAAACCCAGTTATCTTCTTCCTACATTATTATTATCTACTGGTGCGGGATTGCTGTTATTTACTGAGCAACCTAAGATCGCAAGTTACACCTTAATTGCATTAGGCGTACTGGAACTGATTCATATTCGATTTCGACGAGCTTGGTGGTTAGCACGGCAGATGCTTGGGAGAAGTGCCGGTAGTGAAGTGAAATTAACCATAGATAAGGATGGAATCCAGACACAGAATCCTTATACGATAACAGCTCTGTCGTGGGCAGATATCGAGCATATTATTGAAACTGATTTAGGGCTTATTTTGGTGGCTAAATCTGGAGGGCAGCAGTACTTGTCTAAATCGTTATTACCTGCTGAATTAATTAATGAGATAGTTACCAAGATTAGGGGTAAACATTGA
- a CDS encoding VF530 family DNA-binding protein yields the protein MSKEQPNNPLHGITLEKVVTRLQEHYGWDGLADRININCFKSDPTIKSSLKFLRKTQWARDKVENLYISTFENKSPWANRK from the coding sequence ATGAGTAAAGAACAACCAAATAATCCGCTACATGGTATTACTCTTGAGAAAGTTGTTACACGTTTGCAGGAGCATTATGGCTGGGATGGTTTGGCAGATAGGATTAATATCAATTGCTTTAAGAGCGATCCAACAATTAAGTCTTCGCTCAAGTTTTTACGCAAAACCCAGTGGGCGCGAGATAAAGTCGAGAATCTGTATATCTCAACTTTTGAAAATAAATCTCCGTGGGCTAATCGTAAATAA
- the tnpA gene encoding IS200/IS605 family transposase yields the protein MRDWQCQAHVKHYCRYHVVFVPKYRKKVLFGTLRREIGAIFRDICCQKGVELIEGYAMRDHIHTLLMIPTKFSVSNTVGFLKGKSAIQIFQKYKNVQRNFTGRHFWARGYCESTVGLDDQMIREYIKNQEVEERRQDLM from the coding sequence ATGCGAGATTGGCAGTGCCAAGCTCACGTAAAACATTATTGCAGGTACCACGTGGTATTTGTGCCCAAGTATCGAAAGAAAGTGTTATTTGGGACATTGAGACGGGAGATTGGAGCAATATTCCGAGATATATGTTGTCAAAAGGGTGTTGAGTTGATCGAGGGGTACGCAATGAGGGATCACATTCATACGCTATTAATGATTCCTACGAAGTTTAGTGTTTCTAATACGGTTGGGTTTCTGAAAGGGAAATCTGCGATCCAGATATTTCAGAAGTACAAGAATGTACAGAGAAATTTCACAGGAAGACACTTTTGGGCTCGGGGTTACTGCGAGAGTACAGTGGGGCTTGATGATCAGATGATTAGAGAGTACATCAAGAATCAAGAGGTCGAAGAACGCCGGCAAGATCTGATGTAA
- a CDS encoding transposase codes for MDNRDCFEGILWVIRSGARRKDLPSHYPSPSTYWRRL; via the coding sequence ATTGACAATCGAGACTGTTTTGAAGGCATCCTGTGGGTTATACGTTCTGGAGCGCGAAGGAAAGATCTTCCTTCACACTATCCATCACCGAGTACATACTGGAGAAGGCTTTAG
- a CDS encoding thioesterase II family protein: MINSKLFIVPKPIKNPKIRLFCFPFAGGSASTYISWVDKFYSDIEVVLIQPPGRGARIAEKPHEHISSLVDELMNYAQHITNIPYILFGHSLGSRVAYELSCKLMSLRMPLPEYFIASGSRAPHSKNRNKLIYNLPKESFIRELEKLNGTPKEILAHKELMELFTPLLRADFKIADNYQAKRVQMPFPISVLHGKKDTDIGKKELAAWGELTSNHFKIIQLPGDHFFINEYSSEVVKQVSLIIDKVKYLQKNKSA, from the coding sequence TTGATTAATAGCAAATTATTTATAGTTCCAAAACCAATAAAAAACCCCAAAATTCGTTTGTTCTGTTTTCCCTTTGCTGGAGGTTCAGCAAGCACTTATATTTCTTGGGTGGACAAATTTTATAGTGATATAGAGGTCGTTTTAATACAACCACCAGGAAGAGGGGCTCGAATAGCAGAGAAACCTCATGAGCATATTAGTAGTCTTGTCGATGAGTTAATGAACTATGCACAACATATTACCAATATTCCTTACATTTTATTTGGTCATAGTTTAGGTAGCAGAGTTGCTTACGAACTATCTTGTAAGTTAATGTCTCTTCGAATGCCTTTGCCTGAATACTTTATTGCTTCTGGATCAAGAGCTCCTCACTCAAAAAATAGGAATAAACTTATATACAACCTCCCTAAAGAGTCGTTTATTAGAGAATTAGAAAAATTAAATGGTACCCCTAAAGAAATACTCGCACATAAAGAATTAATGGAGTTGTTCACTCCATTATTGCGAGCAGATTTCAAAATAGCTGATAACTACCAAGCAAAACGAGTTCAAATGCCATTTCCTATATCTGTCTTACATGGAAAAAAAGATACAGATATAGGAAAAAAAGAGCTAGCAGCATGGGGCGAGTTAACCAGTAACCACTTCAAAATAATTCAACTACCAGGAGATCACTTTTTTATTAACGAATATAGCAGTGAGGTTGTTAAACAGGTCTCATTAATCATAGATAAAGTTAAATACTTACAAAAAAATAAATCAGCTTAG
- a CDS encoding alpha/beta fold hydrolase encodes MDIAQPFFETFAKRFNIITYECRLILAPPSRKVVQDELTVDNHAKDLLSLLKYKNINNAILVGYCSGAGIALATENQSPQSFSHLILINGEYTLLDDPDCITQYGMDISNLLPIAAMSEDKAQFILSRLKLENPDVPCGVNLPFSQAHYFHRYAINYLSYRSVEYKKLARAVSTPTLLVTGTKDLQTNVSSTEKIQSLILDSLIHIESDGDHYGLLRERSKTLAYLYDYLSMELTGVV; translated from the coding sequence GTGGATATTGCACAGCCATTTTTCGAAACCTTTGCCAAACGGTTTAATATAATCACTTATGAATGTCGATTAATACTCGCTCCACCAAGTCGCAAAGTAGTTCAGGATGAGCTGACTGTAGATAATCATGCGAAAGATTTACTTTCCCTGCTAAAATACAAAAATATTAACAATGCAATACTCGTTGGTTATTGTTCCGGTGCGGGTATCGCACTCGCTACAGAAAACCAAAGCCCCCAATCATTTAGCCATTTAATACTTATTAATGGTGAGTATACCTTATTGGATGACCCTGACTGCATAACACAATATGGAATGGACATTAGTAATTTATTGCCAATTGCAGCCATGAGCGAAGACAAAGCCCAATTCATTCTTAGTCGTCTAAAATTAGAAAATCCAGATGTTCCTTGCGGTGTTAATCTTCCTTTTTCACAAGCTCATTATTTTCATCGTTATGCAATCAACTACTTGTCTTATCGTTCCGTAGAATATAAAAAGTTAGCACGCGCTGTCTCAACACCTACTTTGTTAGTAACAGGCACAAAAGACTTGCAAACGAATGTTTCAAGTACTGAAAAAATTCAAAGTCTGATTTTAGATTCGCTTATACATATTGAATCAGATGGAGACCATTACGGCCTGCTGCGAGAACGGTCTAAAACATTAGCTTATCTCTACGATTATTTAAGCATGGAGTTAACAGGTGTCGTATAA